In one Bosea sp. RAC05 genomic region, the following are encoded:
- a CDS encoding VOC family protein — protein MTPALTRRLLLQLAGCASLSGALAGAVRAEGGPVTSPPAGPGFANATPLRIGQAALRVRDVERMSTFYRDVLGLAVLARGEAGVTLGTAEGGLLLLSPRPGAALEPPTQAGLFHTAFLMPTRRDLARWLVHVARNRTPLTGFADHSVSEAVYLNDPEGNGIEVYADRSPERWRWEGGSVVMGTHRLDVDDILALTDTRASDYAKAPDGLRIGHVHLRVGDAAAGDRFYRDLLGLEPTLRRDAASFLSSGRYHHHLALNSWNSAGAGPRDAGATGLDWFSLLSAKADLLAGTHQRLLTAGQAARPVAGGFESTDPWGTRVRLLQG, from the coding sequence ATGACCCCTGCCCTGACCCGCCGCCTTCTCCTGCAACTTGCCGGCTGCGCCTCCCTCTCGGGCGCGCTGGCCGGTGCCGTCCGCGCCGAGGGCGGGCCCGTCACTTCCCCTCCCGCAGGACCCGGCTTCGCCAATGCCACGCCGCTGCGTATTGGCCAGGCGGCACTGCGGGTGCGCGACGTCGAGCGCATGAGTACCTTCTATCGCGACGTGCTCGGGCTCGCGGTGCTGGCGCGCGGCGAGGCCGGCGTCACGCTGGGCACGGCCGAGGGCGGGCTGCTCCTGCTGTCGCCGCGCCCAGGCGCCGCTCTCGAGCCGCCGACCCAGGCCGGGCTCTTCCACACCGCCTTCCTGATGCCGACGCGCCGCGACCTCGCCCGCTGGCTGGTCCATGTCGCCCGCAACCGCACGCCGCTGACCGGATTCGCCGACCACAGCGTCAGCGAGGCGGTCTATCTCAACGACCCCGAAGGCAATGGCATCGAGGTCTATGCCGACCGTTCGCCGGAGCGCTGGCGCTGGGAGGGCGGCAGCGTCGTGATGGGCACCCACCGGCTCGACGTCGACGACATCCTCGCCCTGACCGACACCCGCGCCAGCGACTACGCGAAAGCGCCCGATGGCCTGCGCATCGGCCATGTCCATCTGCGCGTCGGCGACGCCGCGGCGGGAGACCGTTTCTACCGCGACCTCCTCGGCCTCGAACCGACGCTCCGGCGCGACGCGGCGAGCTTCCTGTCATCGGGCCGCTATCACCACCATCTCGCGCTCAACAGCTGGAACAGCGCAGGTGCCGGACCGCGCGACGCCGGCGCGACCGGCCTCGACTGGTTTTCACTGCTCTCGGCGAAGGCGGATCTGCTGGCGGGCACGCATCAGCGCCTGCTCACGGCGGGCCAGGCGGCCCGGCCGGTCGCCGGCGGATTTGAGAGCACCGATCCCTGGGGGACGCGCGTCAGGCTGCTGCAGGGCTGA
- a CDS encoding UxaA family hydrolase, translating to MLDKAIPPRTLRLNASDNVAVAVDPIDIGVSAAGVTAQKRIPRGHKLALSPIATGEPIRKFGQIIGFATVDIPPGEWVHEHNTGFHAFERDYDFCAEAKPEFVLPIESQATFEGFRRANGKAGTRNYVGILTSVNCSASAARFMAEEVKRSGLLADYPNVDGVIALTHGTGCGIDYNGESFEVLKRTTWGYACNPNMAAVLVVGLGCEGFQIKRMKEAYGVEESDVFRTLTIQETGGTRKAVAAGIEALKVMLPIANRARRETVPASELMLALQCGGSDGYSGITANPALGKAVDILVEHGGTAILSETPEIYGAEHLLTRRAANRETGEKLVGIIKWWEDYTARARMDMNNNPSPGNKAGGLTTILEKSLGAAAKGGTKTLAAVYHYAEPVRSKGFVYMDTPGYDPVSATGQVAGGANILAFTTGRGSAYGCKPTPSIKLATNTPMYLKQTDDMDINCGDVLDGVTLEEKGQEIFDYLLKVASGEKSKSEEMGYGDAEFVPWQIGATM from the coding sequence ATGCTCGACAAAGCCATACCGCCGCGTACCCTCAGGCTGAACGCCAGCGACAATGTCGCGGTCGCCGTGGACCCGATCGACATCGGCGTGAGTGCGGCGGGCGTGACGGCGCAAAAGCGCATTCCGCGCGGCCACAAGCTGGCACTCAGCCCGATCGCGACCGGCGAGCCGATCCGCAAGTTCGGCCAGATCATCGGCTTCGCCACCGTCGACATTCCGCCCGGCGAATGGGTTCACGAGCACAACACCGGCTTCCACGCCTTCGAGCGGGATTATGATTTCTGTGCCGAGGCCAAGCCCGAATTCGTGCTGCCGATCGAGAGCCAAGCGACCTTCGAGGGCTTCCGCCGCGCCAATGGCAAGGCCGGCACGCGCAATTATGTGGGCATCCTGACCTCGGTGAACTGCTCGGCCTCGGCCGCGCGCTTCATGGCCGAGGAGGTCAAGCGCTCCGGGCTGCTCGCCGATTATCCGAATGTCGACGGCGTCATCGCGCTGACCCACGGCACGGGCTGCGGCATCGACTACAATGGCGAGAGCTTCGAGGTGCTGAAGCGCACCACCTGGGGCTATGCCTGCAACCCCAACATGGCCGCGGTCCTTGTCGTCGGGCTCGGCTGCGAGGGCTTCCAGATCAAGCGGATGAAGGAGGCCTATGGCGTCGAGGAGAGCGACGTCTTCCGCACGCTGACGATTCAGGAGACCGGCGGCACCCGCAAGGCGGTGGCCGCGGGAATCGAGGCGCTGAAGGTGATGCTGCCGATTGCCAACCGCGCGCGGCGCGAGACCGTGCCGGCCTCGGAACTGATGCTCGCCCTGCAATGCGGCGGCTCGGACGGTTATTCCGGCATCACCGCCAACCCGGCGCTGGGCAAGGCGGTCGACATCCTGGTCGAGCATGGCGGCACGGCCATCCTCTCGGAGACGCCGGAGATCTACGGCGCCGAGCATCTGCTCACCCGCCGCGCCGCCAACCGCGAGACCGGCGAGAAGCTCGTCGGCATCATCAAGTGGTGGGAGGACTACACGGCGCGCGCCCGCATGGACATGAACAACAACCCGTCTCCGGGCAACAAGGCGGGCGGGCTGACCACCATCCTCGAGAAGTCGCTGGGCGCTGCCGCCAAGGGCGGCACCAAGACGCTGGCCGCCGTCTATCACTACGCCGAGCCGGTGCGCTCCAAGGGCTTCGTCTACATGGACACGCCCGGCTACGACCCTGTCTCGGCGACGGGTCAGGTCGCGGGCGGGGCGAACATCCTGGCCTTCACCACCGGGCGCGGCTCGGCCTATGGCTGCAAGCCGACGCCCTCGATCAAGCTCGCCACCAACACGCCGATGTATCTCAAGCAGACCGACGACATGGACATCAATTGCGGCGATGTCCTCGACGGCGTGACGCTGGAGGAGAAGGGCCAGGAGATCTTCGACTATCTGCTGAAGGTCGCCTCGGGCGAGAAGTCCAAGTCCGAGGAGATGGGCTATGGCGACGCCGAGTTCGTGCCCTGGCAGATCGGCGCAACGATGTGA
- a CDS encoding type II toxin-antitoxin system VapC family toxin — protein sequence MRLVDTSAWIEWLIASPTGQTLESWLLPREDWLVPTIVQLELGKWLVREVGEDKADQVIAFSQMCVVVALDTRLALLAAELCARHRLSTADAIVYVTALDRGADLLTCDAHFEGLGSVTYFAKLSGA from the coding sequence ATGCGGCTGGTCGACACGTCGGCCTGGATCGAGTGGCTGATCGCATCGCCGACGGGCCAAACCCTGGAATCCTGGCTGCTGCCGCGCGAGGATTGGCTGGTCCCGACCATCGTTCAACTCGAGCTCGGCAAATGGCTCGTCCGCGAGGTCGGTGAGGACAAGGCTGATCAAGTCATCGCCTTCAGCCAGATGTGCGTCGTCGTCGCGCTCGATACCCGACTGGCCTTGCTGGCGGCGGAACTCTGCGCCCGGCACCGGCTGTCGACCGCCGATGCGATCGTCTACGTAACGGCCTTGGACCGCGGCGCCGATCTCTTGACCTGCGACGCGCATTTCGAGGGGCTCGGCAGTGTGACCTACTTCGCCAAGCTCAGCGGTGCCTAG
- a CDS encoding AbrB/MazE/SpoVT family DNA-binding domain-containing protein codes for MSDTATLSATFQISIPKAVRQARHWKAGQEFAFVPKGTGVLLVPVPSPGDLKGLAKGANPADFRDRSDRA; via the coding sequence ATGTCCGACACCGCAACCCTTTCCGCGACGTTCCAGATCTCGATCCCGAAGGCTGTCCGACAGGCGCGCCATTGGAAAGCGGGCCAGGAGTTCGCCTTTGTGCCGAAGGGCACGGGCGTCCTGCTGGTCCCCGTGCCGTCGCCGGGAGATTTGAAGGGGCTGGCCAAAGGGGCCAACCCGGCTGATTTTCGTGATCGCAGCGATCGGGCCTGA